The nucleotide sequence CCAAAAGACTTCTTCCGGCCATTTTTGACTTTTTTTGAATCTCCCTCTAAATTTAGGATCTAATATTTCAATATTTTCATCTAATAAAGTTTTTTTAACTCTTTCTCCTATCTTATCTATAGCATCTGATACTATAAATAGATCCACCTCTGGATTAGTAACTTTAAATGATTTTAATGCTACTATTGAAGGCTTTATATAATTTTCATCCGAAACACAATATACTGCTATTTTCATCTTAGCACCTCTTTTCTCCGGTATCTTTTCCATTTTAGAAAAGAACTCAACCTTTATAAACTAAGTTCTCTTTTAACAACTTCTAAGTTCTCGTCTATTATTTTTTTATATTCAACATATTCTTTTCTAATTTCATCACTAAACTCTTTATAAAAATTTTTTTTTAATTTTATAAAAACATACTCCTTAAACTTTTTTGTTAAAAATATTTTTTGTCTATATGCATCAAAGTCTATAAGAACTAACTGCCCATTTGAATCAACTAAAGCACCATCAGTATTGTAGTCAGTTGGATATATTCTATTTTTCAATATTAGTAGAAAATAATCAAAAAAAGTTTGAATTAACCCATCGTTATACCCATATTCTTCTAAGTGAACACCTGCTTTTTTAGTTACATACAGTGATTCTCTTTCAAAAAAAGAGGTCCTATTTACCAAAACTACTAATGGCTCTGCATGAGGAATCCCTATTTTTTTTAATTTTTCCGATATATCTTTATAATAAAGGGCTGGATCTCTTTTGAGACCAAAAGCCATATTTCTTTTTCTTCTTCCATAAGCCTTATATTTTTTTATATAATATATTTCTCCGTCTATTTCTTCCATATAAACATTCTTTTTGTCCCTATCATTTCTAATGCACTTCTTACCTTTTAATTTTTCTGAATTAAAGTAATCTATAAAATAACTTTCCTCAAACATCATAACCTTCTTTCTTTTATTTATCTAAACCTATTTTTTAATTTCGCCAAAACTTCTTCCACTTGACTTTTTTTAATACTATTTAATATTTCATTTCCATAAAAGCCATCTTTTATGGGATTTTCCCCATCCCCCATAATTATATGAACATTCTTTTCCCTATGTTCAAATCCAGATTCTATCCCAAAAAATACCATTATATCCTTACGAAAAGAATATGCAGCATGAAATAACCCAGAATCAAAACCGATGTATAATTTAGATTGAGCTATCTTTTCCATTCCTTCAACTAAAGAGATTTCATCGACTAAATTAATTATATTTTCTATTTTTAATTCCTTCACTATTTTTTCAGTATAATTTCTTTGTTTATTTCCAGTCCCTAAAAGATAAATTTTCTCTTTAGGATAACTGTTCTTTACTAGATTTAAAATCTCTATCATCTTTTCCGGTGGGAATACCTTGCTTTCATGGGAGGCTCCTACTCCTACGACAATCCCACTTTCACCTAAATTATAATATGTTTTAAAATCTGGTTTTATTTCTTCTAAGTCCACTTGAACTTCTATTGTATCATTTATCATCCTATATATAGGGTTTAAAATATATTTTTCATCTACTTTTACATAATCTTCTAACTTAATTAAATTTTTATAAGATAACTTCGACGTAAAAGTCTTGTCACTGATAAAATTTAAATCTATTACAGTTTTAAATCCTATTTCATCTATTTTTTTTATGGTTTTAATCCTGTCTTTAAACCCACGTCTATACCCTTTAGTTTTGGATATAACATTAAAATCCATTCTTTTTAAAATATCTTCCCATTTATCATTGGCAAAAATATAAACTTTGTCATTTCCATATTTTTTTCTAACAA is from Psychrilyobacter atlanticus DSM 19335 and encodes:
- a CDS encoding glycosyltransferase family 9 protein; its protein translation is MSFLILKEKLKQLKQLKPKWLKSSFIKGKLNNFIFEIWYKSYRNKNYDNSENVLIIATEAMGDTIVKSGAMEIVRKKYGNDKVYIFANDKWEDILKRMDFNVISKTKGYRRGFKDRIKTIKKIDEIGFKTVIDLNFISDKTFTSKLSYKNLIKLEDYVKVDEKYILNPIYRMINDTIEVQVDLEEIKPDFKTYYNLGESGIVVGVGASHESKVFPPEKMIEILNLVKNSYPKEKIYLLGTGNKQRNYTEKIVKELKIENIINLVDEISLVEGMEKIAQSKLYIGFDSGLFHAAYSFRKDIMVFFGIESGFEHREKNVHIIMGDGENPIKDGFYGNEILNSIKKSQVEEVLAKLKNRFR